From one Misgurnus anguillicaudatus chromosome 2, ASM2758022v2, whole genome shotgun sequence genomic stretch:
- the artnb gene encoding LOW QUALITY PROTEIN: uncharacterized protein artnb (The sequence of the model RefSeq protein was modified relative to this genomic sequence to represent the inferred CDS: deleted 1 base in 1 codon): MDFEKGPNTYPWGTNMTCKEEDIPVRKSTARQLCVCKETRVDFTRQDDTLSCLLEARGSTDRALLRSTSGSGNSRWPKGRFRAMSAIPSVTGPPCHRKNWQVFVWVVMSLLPLVAGGRSGFRAESEVAVGFVGAGVEEPPLETLPDTEEDIEGGSDSPWHGLFEPSVFVEDDQQPVRWERSPRSPDTTDTQTKGARKRKKKKEKEEKKKKDKNNGKKHSNRDCRVEKREMRVRDLGMGFDSDEIVLFKFCVGSCQRSRGNYDLALRALLANGSLPKRTARKVSAHPCCRPTAYEPVSFMDATTTWRTIKSLSAADCECVG, from the exons ATGGACTTTGAGAAAGGTCCTAATACGTACCCCTGGGGTACTAATATGACGTGCAAAG AAGAGGACATACCCGTGAGAAAGTCCACTGCTAGACAATTATGTGTCTGTAAGGAAACGCGCGTGGATTTTACC CGCCAAGACGACACGCTCAGCTGCCTACTAGAAGCGCGAGGCTCAACGGACCGGGCACTTTTGCGCTCCACCAGCGGATCTGGTAACTCACG GTGGCCAAAAGGTCGGTTCAGAGCAATGTCTGCCATACCATCAGTCACCGGTCCACCGTGTCACAGGAAGAACTGGCAG GTGTTTGTATGGGTTGTGATGTCTCTGCTGCCCCTAGTGGCAGGAGGCAGATCAGGTTTCAGAGCAGAATCGGAAGTTGCGGTGGGATTTGTTGGTGCTGGAGTGGAGGAGCCACCTTTGGAGACTCTTCCAGACACCGAGGAAGACATAGAAGGCGGCAGTGATTCTCCATGGCATGGTCTATTTG AGCCATCTGTGTTTGTTGAGGACGACCAGCAACCAGTTCGATGGGAACGTTCCCCGCGGTCACCAGATACCACTGACACACAGACCAAAGGTGCACGCaagagaaagaagaaaaaagagaaagaagaaaagaaaaagaaagacaaGAATAACGGGAAAAAACACAGCAACCGAGATTGCCGCGTGGAAAAACGGGAGATGCGGGTACGGGACCTGGGCATGGGTTTCGACTCGGACGAGATCGTCCTGTTTAAGTTCTGTGTTGGCTCGTGCCAAAGGTCTCGTGGGAACTACGATCTGGCTCTGCGTGCTCTGTTGGCCAATGGGAGTTTGcccaagcgcacagccaggaaGGTCAGCGCACACCCTTGCTGCCGACCGACCGCCTATGAACCGGTTTCCTTCATGGATGCTACCACAACCTGGAGGACCATCAAGTCTCTCTCTGCTGCGGACTGTGAATGTGTAGGGTGA
- the ptger4c gene encoding prostaglandin E receptor 4 (subtype EP4) c isoform X2: MQQYRDMRVNFRATMFVVGVLGNLVAIVVLCISKKEQKETTFYTLVCGMAITDLLGTCFTSPVVIATYIAGRWPGGVLLCNFFSFSMLFFGSAGMSILCAMSVERYLAINHAYFYSQHVDRTMARFALMATYLANIVLCIMPSFGFGKHKRHFPGTWCFLDWRAMDSVGASYTFLYGCFMLILIAVTVLCNFAVCRSLVGMSKMTVRADVPGHIGSRRRFPKLTSVTSAAEIQMFWLLILMTIVFLICSIPLVVRIFVNQLYDPSMISSGGSPDYRSDLLAIRFASFNPILDPWVYILCRKNLLTKGCAGIKRIIGLRKDDHSRVLGWIDSRHSPPSFAQSNCTSYASLPTAICTNETRKQICTNSKSYVDLNLRQAWDFDTALVDFHPFGVEHNGVMGFDEDGASSTKLVGHAAEALPIAQILENEVEIVTCTFSTPSSCKSERGVRQ, encoded by the exons ATGCAACAATACAGAGACATGCGAGTAAACTTCAGAG CCACAATGTTTGTCGTCGGAGTCCTCGGAAACCTCGTGGCCATCGTGGTGCTTTGCATCTCCAAAAAGGAGCAGAAGGAGACCACCTTTTACACTCTGGTATGCGGAATGGCCATCACAGATCTGCTTGGCACCTGTTTCACAAGTCCAGTGGTCATCGCCACATATATAGCGGGTAGGTGGCCAGGAGGAGTGCTCTTATGCAATTTCTTTTCCTTCTCCATGTTGTTCTTTGGTTCGGCAGGGATGTCTATTTTGTGCGCCATGTCAGTGGAAAGATATCTCGCTATAAACCACGCGTACTTTTACTCGCAACATGTGGATCGGACTATGGCTCGGTTTGCGCTGATGGCGACATATCTGGCGAATATCGTGTTGTGCATAATGCCTAGTTTTGGTTTTGGAAAGCACAAGAGACATTTTCCCGGAACTTGGTGCTTCTTGGACTGGCGCGCTATGGACTCTGTAGGTGCCTCGTACACCTTTCTGTATGGATGTTTCATGCTGATTTTAATCGCAGTTACCGTCCTTTGTAATTTTGCCGTGTGTCGATCACTGGTTGGCATGAGTAAGATGACGGTGAGAGCAGATGTGCCTGGACATATAGGGTCCAGACGCAGATTTCCCAAATTAACATCGGTGACATCTGCGGCAGAGATTCAGATGTTCTGGTTGTTAATTTTAATGACCATCGTGTTTCTCATATGCTCTATTCCTTTAGTG GTGCGCATCTTCGTAAACCAACTGTATGATCCATCCATGATATCATCAGGTGGAAGTCCAGACTATCGCAGTGATCTCCTTGCGATTCGTTTTGCATCCTTCAACCCCATCCTGGATCCCTGGGTTTATATTCTTTGTAGGAAAAACCTATTGACCAAGGGTTGTGCGGGTATCAAACGCATTATCGGCTTGAGAAAAGATGATCACAGTCGTGTTTTGGGTTGGATAGACAGTCGGCACTCGCCTCCATCGTTTGCGCAAAGCAATTGCACAAGTTACGCGTCGTTGCCCACGGCCATCTGTACAAACGAAACTAGGAAGCAAATCTGCACAAATAGTAAATCCTATGTGGACTTAAACCTTCGTCAGGCATGGGACTTTGATACAGCCTTGGTTGACTTTCATCCCTTCGGCGTCGAGCACAACGGTGTCATGGGTTTTGATGAAGATGGAGCATCAAGTACCAAACTGGTTGGACACGCCGCCGAGGCTCTACCAATAGCTCAAATATTAGAGAATGAAGTTGAAATAGTCACCTGCACTTTCAGTACACCAAGTTCATGTAAATCAGAGAGGGGAGTCAGACAATGA
- the ptger4c gene encoding prostaglandin E receptor 4 (subtype EP4) c isoform X1, whose protein sequence is MQQYRDMRVNFRGKPFSSLLCNIYILSVYVAINGTFGYPMENPSVLDTFKLFSQSDMNDSFFKVGFNMSEDALPVTNSSSRVLSLDYRSLIISATMFVVGVLGNLVAIVVLCISKKEQKETTFYTLVCGMAITDLLGTCFTSPVVIATYIAGRWPGGVLLCNFFSFSMLFFGSAGMSILCAMSVERYLAINHAYFYSQHVDRTMARFALMATYLANIVLCIMPSFGFGKHKRHFPGTWCFLDWRAMDSVGASYTFLYGCFMLILIAVTVLCNFAVCRSLVGMSKMTVRADVPGHIGSRRRFPKLTSVTSAAEIQMFWLLILMTIVFLICSIPLVVRIFVNQLYDPSMISSGGSPDYRSDLLAIRFASFNPILDPWVYILCRKNLLTKGCAGIKRIIGLRKDDHSRVLGWIDSRHSPPSFAQSNCTSYASLPTAICTNETRKQICTNSKSYVDLNLRQAWDFDTALVDFHPFGVEHNGVMGFDEDGASSTKLVGHAAEALPIAQILENEVEIVTCTFSTPSSCKSERGVRQ, encoded by the exons ATGCAACAATACAGAGACATGCGAGTAAACTTCAGAGGTAAACCGTTCTCTTCTTTACTTTGTAACATATACATTCTCTCTGTTTATGTGGCTATAAACGGTACATTTGGATATCCTATGGAAAATCCGAGTGTTTTGGACACATTCAAACTTTTTAGCCAATCCGATATGaatgattcattttttaaagtggGCTTCAATATGTCAGAAGATGCTTTGCCTGTTACCAACAGCTCGTCTCGTGTCTTAAGCCTCGACTATCGCTCTCTCATCATTTCAGCCACAATGTTTGTCGTCGGAGTCCTCGGAAACCTCGTGGCCATCGTGGTGCTTTGCATCTCCAAAAAGGAGCAGAAGGAGACCACCTTTTACACTCTGGTATGCGGAATGGCCATCACAGATCTGCTTGGCACCTGTTTCACAAGTCCAGTGGTCATCGCCACATATATAGCGGGTAGGTGGCCAGGAGGAGTGCTCTTATGCAATTTCTTTTCCTTCTCCATGTTGTTCTTTGGTTCGGCAGGGATGTCTATTTTGTGCGCCATGTCAGTGGAAAGATATCTCGCTATAAACCACGCGTACTTTTACTCGCAACATGTGGATCGGACTATGGCTCGGTTTGCGCTGATGGCGACATATCTGGCGAATATCGTGTTGTGCATAATGCCTAGTTTTGGTTTTGGAAAGCACAAGAGACATTTTCCCGGAACTTGGTGCTTCTTGGACTGGCGCGCTATGGACTCTGTAGGTGCCTCGTACACCTTTCTGTATGGATGTTTCATGCTGATTTTAATCGCAGTTACCGTCCTTTGTAATTTTGCCGTGTGTCGATCACTGGTTGGCATGAGTAAGATGACGGTGAGAGCAGATGTGCCTGGACATATAGGGTCCAGACGCAGATTTCCCAAATTAACATCGGTGACATCTGCGGCAGAGATTCAGATGTTCTGGTTGTTAATTTTAATGACCATCGTGTTTCTCATATGCTCTATTCCTTTAGTG GTGCGCATCTTCGTAAACCAACTGTATGATCCATCCATGATATCATCAGGTGGAAGTCCAGACTATCGCAGTGATCTCCTTGCGATTCGTTTTGCATCCTTCAACCCCATCCTGGATCCCTGGGTTTATATTCTTTGTAGGAAAAACCTATTGACCAAGGGTTGTGCGGGTATCAAACGCATTATCGGCTTGAGAAAAGATGATCACAGTCGTGTTTTGGGTTGGATAGACAGTCGGCACTCGCCTCCATCGTTTGCGCAAAGCAATTGCACAAGTTACGCGTCGTTGCCCACGGCCATCTGTACAAACGAAACTAGGAAGCAAATCTGCACAAATAGTAAATCCTATGTGGACTTAAACCTTCGTCAGGCATGGGACTTTGATACAGCCTTGGTTGACTTTCATCCCTTCGGCGTCGAGCACAACGGTGTCATGGGTTTTGATGAAGATGGAGCATCAAGTACCAAACTGGTTGGACACGCCGCCGAGGCTCTACCAATAGCTCAAATATTAGAGAATGAAGTTGAAATAGTCACCTGCACTTTCAGTACACCAAGTTCATGTAAATCAGAGAGGGGAGTCAGACAATGA